From the genome of Triticum aestivum cultivar Chinese Spring chromosome 1A, IWGSC CS RefSeq v2.1, whole genome shotgun sequence:
GTGGTCGATTTTGAGATGTAGCTTTCGGTCATGGATAATTAGGGGCGAATCAGTGATATCAGGCATCGCCCTCTTTTCTCGGGCCAAGAAAGTATTTGTAACAGTCCATGCACTCACCGGCTTGATCGATGGTTCAGCCGCCATTTCTTGTTGTCTGCTTAATTTCATTCTAGCTAGCTTGTCGTTTATACATTGGAAATAAGAATCTTGTTGTGCTCCTTCCATGTTATTTCTTTCATGGTGGCTCTCCACCTCTAGCCTAGCTAGTGTAGACATCCTAGAGCAAAGTTTATTTTGCTCCTCAAACTTTACTACTCCCTAAAACCACGGCAATTATTTTGGAAAGGGAGTAGTTACTAACTTACTGTATCCCTTTCAAAATGTAAGTCAGATATTTATAAACTTCTATTTTTGCGGTGAGACATTTATAAACTTGACCGTATATGAAAATTTTACTCGTATCCAAGACATCGTATTGAAATTATTAGATTTTTCATCAATTATATAAGTATTTCTACATGAAATATGTTTGGTTACATATTTATGGTTAAAGCACCATCATTAAGACCATGTATATGCCCTAGAAgatttatatactccctccgatccaaattaattgacgttGGTTTAATACAAAGTTAGCAAAAGTTTATACTAAACCAGCGTCAATTAATATGGACAGGAGGAAGTATTACATTTAAGATCAACAAAATATAGTATTGTAGTTCAAAATAGATGTCAATGTTTTTTAATCTTCATGTTTGCCCTTTGTCTGGATTAGGCCATATATATGATTAGGATTGACAAAAAACCTTAAGTCTGCACCGATCCTAGATAGGTAAAATTGCATGTACATTGTAGTCTGGGGAACTCGTTAAGATTTAAAGGTTAACTTTTTACAAGAAATATGAAACAAATGATGGGACATCACGCCAATGATATAAGATGATCCAGTGGAGCGACTGCAAAAATAAGCTTTTATGTGCGCTGGGCAAAGAAAAGGTTATTTTTCGTCCGAGGGCACATTAAGCCATACTTTTTTAATCCCTTTATTAGATCATCTTACATTATAGTGTatgttttctcataatttttggaaaaTTCCACACCGGCGAAACCTCAAACGGGTTCCGTGGTAACTGCTGATAGAAAATCCTCCTCGTAATAAATTAATCCCAATTGTCACTAGCTTGACATTTTGTGTTAATTTCAGTTGGAGGACATGCATTTTTTTAAGATAGCTTAGTCCTTCCGTCCAAGTTAGTAATGCTTAATAAGTTTCTTTTGGATTACTTTGACCATCATTGATAATATTATATGTGGCGTGTGTGTGATATAAAAGTTATATCACTAGAAACTTCTTTCtaatacaaatttgatggtatacTTATTGTGGCAtacatatatattatatattattgGTATAACACTGATGGTCAAAATAGATCTTGAAATACATGATATTTTTTTGGAAAAGAAGGTTaaacccccagcctctgcatcaatcgatgcatgcagtcatctttattaattattccacAAAGGTCTGACAAAAACTTACATCAATCCACCTGAAACCATCACTCACACTTACaaactcgataatgtggagtgctctcacttCCCATATCTAAAACCGGTGTGGTCGCCaatccatccacataacgtatcgggACCAACAGCCGGTGTAGCAGACCTAGAGCGCACACCACATGCACACGCTTTAGAAGCCGCCATCATCACCGGACCACTGACCCATATTCAGgagagagatccgcatcatccttgTCAGTCCAGACAACCATCGATGCCACCATGGCGCCCAACAGCGCCACCGCCCTGCACTCGTCTGTCCAGACGCAAAGACTCTGGAAGACTGTCATGCGTAGCACCTACCAACCAGGCATGactcagcgtagcacctgtcggtcaggcatgacttgacagctccaccaaagctccgtgcaagatgaagccgctccacctcctgcctctgccATCCAGCGCTGCTTCACAAATGATGCTTCACAAACGATGCACCGCAGTACCATCATCGTtcgatctggaagaccagatcctagggttccCCCTGAAGCAGTGCCCACCACCAGCAACCGTCAAGGACCCACACGGTGCCCACTACCACTCAGCcctcaaggcggcgccttcaggaaggtcaCGACGTCAaggacgctgccgccgccgctcaCCGGAGTTAGGGTTTTCACCCGAGAGGCGGGTAGGGGAGAAGTAGAGGAGCAGATATAGACCGACGTCTCTAAGAAGAAAAGCGGCGCCCTTGAGCATTGTCGTCGGTGCGGCCGGCCGGGGCAGACCAAGGGGTTTCCGCCAATCTGGATCTTCTCCACCAGCTTCATCGGCGGCCACCGGCCAGGGTCCCGACAAGCCACGCCGGCACCTCCATGTCAGCCCTTATAAACCCTGTCGGAGAGAATACCACATATGCCATGTGGCAGCCGAAGGGCATGCATATGTGGCAGTAAATTCAGAAAGCTGCTGCCCAAGATAGATCCATGCATCTCATTTCTACCCCGGTCTTGCCGGCCAGTTTAACAAGCTGCCAGTGCTCGCCGAAACCCATGAAATGATTAAAGAAGTGGCTGGAATCGGCGGGATACAAAAAGGCAAAAGAAAAGATAAAAGCTAGAGGTATTGAGATCGAGGGCCGGCGAGAGGTCCTTTTTGACAGAAAATGAAAAGGAGATGGATGGATCGCTGAAACGATAGTAGCCATCGATGGATGGATGACCGTCGATAGGGGGAGTTGCCGATTTGGACAGTGCAAGACAAGACCGCCGGAATGGCTGGCTCTATCAGTGAGCAGGCATATGCAGTAGCCCGTTCGTTCAAATATTGTGATCAACTGATTAGATGTAGTTCATGCGTGCTCCCCGGCGAACTAGTTACCGTGAATTTTATTGGATCTGTATAATAAGTTGTCTCCTTTCTCGCCTGTATAATGgtagcaccaccaccaccttcgtCTTGCTTTGCCGCCGCTTTTCCTTCCCAGTGTTAAAAGTCAGCCCCGGGTTTCCAGTTTCCACTCATTTGTATCACTTACATGTGTAGCTAGCTGGCTATCCTCATGCACATATATACAACAAGCGCTCGCTCGGCTGACTCCGATATGCATGCATGGTAGGCCACGGCGCTGCGCTTGCGGGCTGATCGATCGATCATAAGCTGCACCAGTGAATCAACACCGGCGTCGGCGGCCGCGGCCGTCGGGTCGATCATGCGTGACCTGTTTTGGCTGTCGCCGGGCGAGCAAGGAGATCTCTCCGATGTCGTCAGGGCAAGCCTGCACCCGCCTCATCAGCTGCCAACCCCGGctgccgacgaggaggaggaggacgagtacaGCTCGCTGCTGCtggaaggaggaggcggtggaggcggcctGGTCGTCGGCCATGGCGATGAGCAGCTGGGAATGGTGGCCATGATGATGGGCGGCAATAATAGTAGCCGGCCTCCTtcgtctgatcatcacgtgatcTCGCTGCATTCACCGCCGGCGACGACATATACGCGGCCGCATCCAGAGCCGCTGGCCGGGATGCTTCGTCGGCCGGGTTTCGAGAGGGAAGGCGACATGGTGGTCGGGCCGCCGCCGGAGATAGGCGACCGCCTGCAGCACATGTCGATCGCCCATCACCCTCGTGTGCCTACCGCAATGAAGCCAAGGTTAACATATCCTCATCTATCTAATCTACTCCTAGCTTTCACACGAACCGATGGCACTACTACGTGTTAAAACATGCCATAATCGATGCTGCGTGCGTGCAGGAAGAGCCAGTCGAAGAAGGTGGTGTGCAtcccggcgccgacggcggcgccgggaGCGAGCGGGCGGCATAGCACGAGCGGCGAGGTGGTGCCGTCGGACCTGTGGGCGTGGAGGAAGTACGGGCAGAAGCCCATCAAGGGGTCGCCGTACCCGAGGGGCTACTACCGCTGCAGCAGCTCCAAGGGGTGCCCGGCGAGGAAGCAGGTGGAGCGCAGCCGCACCGACCCCAACATGCTCGTCATCACCTACACCTCCGACCACAACCACCCGTGGCCGACCCAGCGCAACGCCCTCGCCGGATCAACCCGCCCGtcatcctcctccgccgccgccgccaagatcgccgcctcctcttcctcttcattggCGGCCGCGGCAGCTCGTAACAGTAGCAACACCAACGTCGACGTCGACTGTGCTGGTGCTCACCATCAGCTGAAGCAAGAGAGCGACCTGGACCTGTTCGCGGACATGGACGCCCTCAGCGTCTTCTCCTCCATCGACAAGATCCAGGAAGATGACAGCAAGCAGCAGCTGTTTGATCCTTTCAGCTCCGGCTTCTGCGACTACATCTAATCCAGAATTCATCGTCTGCCTCTACCGCTGAAGCCACGAAATCGAGCAAGCAATCGACGCCTACACAGTCCTGATGACGAGACTTTTTACTTGTGTCAGTAGTAGCTTCTATGGGGGGGCCTTTTTATGTTTACTTGAAGGAAAGAGCATGTCACTATAGTTAGCAACAAGAGAACATGCAAGGCCAGATTCGAATGTACTTGTCGATGACAACTTGGTTAATTATACTGAACCCAGCTTAAGGTATATAGCTTACCAATTCATGCTGTTTTCACTCGCTTCTTGAAGCAAAATAAGTGTCAtcttgtactaaatcagcgacacttattttgggacggatggatGGAGTAGTAGTTTACTAACACGGCAACTGTTTCTGAATCTCTTGATCTATCACTTCAAGTTCCACCAATCTCCTTTTTCATCATGATGATTGATGGCGAAATCCGGCCACGCCGCACTGTTAAAAAAGGTTAAAAAGAAAGATAAAAAGGAAAGGAGGAACATGCTGAAAGGAAAACCTGAGGCCCGAATGTGCAGATAAAAGCTCAGACGACAACAAGAATCTCATTACCACAATGCAAGCCCTGTTGCCCATAGTCTCTGATGAGACTGGACAATGCAATCCATTATATTCTAGTTTCATGCATAATTTTCTAGACCAATTGCAGCCCAAAAAGATAACTTTCTATATGGCCAATAAACGCTGCTCTTTATCCTTGGGTACGCATTCATACTCAGATTCAACCTGCTCCCATAGCGCATCATGGCACAGAGTTGCCCAGTTACCAGCAAATACAACATTCACCATGCAGCCGAAAGCTTACCTTGACAGCACCAGTAAGATCTCCGAATCACAACCACAATACAAACAAAGCGGTGAACTATGTGATTCGAGAAAACACAGCACATAAGACAGGACAATGTCCTCTGAATTTCTACAATTGAACTCCAGGTCAAAACATTGGCATGTGAAGCTCACTGAATCTGAAGCTAGGACAAGGGACATAGAGTTTCCTTACTGGCAGCAGGTTGTCTATCATCACTATGGTGAGTCTTCTCCGTGTGCATAACAAAACACAGGGGAGCCTTTATCAACTGATTGTTTAGAAAACAAGTGGATGGTAGTACAATAAAATAATCATCGGCATCGGTGAAGAGATGGGAGCACAAAAATCTGATGGCAATGCATCAAAAGGACAAATGTACCAAGATAAGTTGGCAATCAGTATTCATTGATCAGATTCATGTGCCAATCACCATcctccatccatcaatttcctaGCCGCAGAAGTTGAGCTTCTTTATAACTTTGGCATAAGCTAAATGCACTAAAGCAGGCTTCCGGAGTCTTCTCTTTGCTTCCTTGGACTGCAAATTCAGAAGTACATCACAAGCAAATTCAAAGAAGAAATCCAATTGGAATCATACATACAACGACATAACGTCCATGTATCGAGTTAAGTCCGTTTAATGTTTAACACCATAAACTATCAGCTTCAGGCTGTttaaccaacccccccccccccccccccaagccaaagCCTAATAAAACCGGGTAATTATACCTCTAACCATGATTTATCGGCCAGTTTAGGTAATTAGACACTGGCTTAGCTCATCATCATTGAAAACCATAATCGATGTGATACGGATGCCACCGCTGGCACTCGCACAGCCCTACGTCCGCAGGAGGGAGGTGATCTCATGCTTCACCGAGTACAGCCTCGTCGATGGACCCCTATCAGTTGTCACGAGGGAGACTCTCCAAGACCTCCGCATTGACCTTGACAAGGCACTCTGTGGCTGCGCGTCAAGGACATTGCCGGACGGCTTAAAGCTAGACTAACTCGTCTTTTGCGGCAGCCTATGTTGGCACAGCCCCGATAGCACCGGGTACTTCCAGCAACAAAAACAAATCAGAGCTGACGAGATGTGTACATACGCAGCTGGCACACAGTGgctgactgatttgttcaggacATCTAATGGTCGCCAATGGCCGAAGCTAGCTAGCAAAACGATCAAGCTGATCGATTATAGTTGCCAGCCGAAAACACACAAAACGCATGACACTCGAGGACTGGTGATTGCAACCTAGTGTCCGACACAGGGATGCATGGCACACCGTCGCGTGGAAGTCTAGCCAGTGCCTCCTCGAGTTAATGCGGGAGTACTTCAGGCTAAGGCGGCCCTGGTCAGCATCGGCCAAGTCAGATGCAGCCCAAACAAACTGGTCACACAGTGCGTCAACTGACTTCATTGACCAGATCAAACGATGTCTAATCTGCCAAACCGGTGCCTAATCCACTAAACCAGCTGATAAATCATGGTTGGGAGGGTAATTACCCAGTTTAATACTTTAATTAGGTCAAGGGGCTAGATGTACCAAAAAATAGATTAGGGCTCCGTTGCTAGAAAAGAAATTCATAGGACTTTTGGAGGATTATAACCCTTGGGAATTTTTCCTAAGTTGGTCGTTTGATTTGTAGGAATAGATCCTATAGGAATTTTTCCTAAGAAATCATTTGTACTACGTTCCACAggaaatctagcatccactccaacctctttttacaattcTTTGTTTTTCCTGTATTTTTCTCGTTCCTGCATTTTGAATTCATGttaatcaaagaggcccttaggaGGGAAATGGTCCAAAGCTGATACTTTAGGGTGTTAAACAGACTTATCTCACATTTTATTGACATTCTTTTTTCCTTTGAAAAAGGTTTGCTGAATTTTACGATTGACTATGTCGAAATAGTATAAGATAAAGTGTAGCTTTTAAGTAACTTTACTGGAAAGATCAACAGATGCTGTAGTTGCTAAGTTATACAGGAATGAAGAACTACTGCTATTTACTAAGATGATCAACTAGATAATTTGCCCTTGACCTCGGTGACAACTACACTTGGTATAGATAGATCCGGAGCAATCGTTGAAAGGCGAGCAGAGTATCCATCGTATGCTTCCATTCTGTGATTTGAGAGACATGATGCATCTATACAGCAGTAGTAATTCGAAAGTGTGGGAAGGATCGCCGTATGCGCCACAGCAGGCTAGCATTTGCTACTACTCCGTATTTACTAAGATGGTCCCTTGGTGGCAACTATACTTTGGTATAGATAGATCAGGAGCAACTGTGGAAAGAAAAGCAGCTGTTATCCGTCATATGCTTGTGATTTGAGAGACATGATGCACAAAAGTTTTTTTAAAATagttgtgtgttttgccaccgccttgtgctttTGTGACCAAAGTACACGCTTGAGCACAATTATGCACACATTAAGCGCAATTATGTGCTAGGCATTTTGCTATCACCTAGAGCCTAGGCGTACCTTTTTTAACTATATTGATGCATCTATATGACAGTACTAATTCGAATGTGTGGGAAGGATTGCGGCGCCACAGCAGGCTAGCATTTGTAAGATTGAAAGGCATAGTTTGGTACCGTCATCAATTAGAAATACATGGACCTAGAGCAATTTAAGCAAAACGTGAGTACGTTGTGGAAAAGGGGCTGCAACTAGCAGACGAAGAGCATCGCACCTTTTGGTGTGCGTTGTGGCGCTTGCCGGCCCTCCACCTGCGGATCTGGCCGTCCTTCATCGTTCTGAAGCGGAACTTCATGGAGCTGACACGCACACCACCATGAGATTCAGAAATGCAGGCAATACACTAGCGTTGGAGGGAGAGTGAGTTGGAAACCTACGAGGGGGCCTTCATCTTGTATTTCTTGACTTTGGAGATGGTGGGCGTGGTCGGCGCGCGGGACCTGCCCTTGATGGCGTAGTGGCGCACCTGCATCGCCATCACCGGAGGCCGGACGATCGCAGCGGCTGCCGCGGAGTGGAACAGCGAGCCCATGATGGGCAGAGGCGCGTGGGTGTGGGAGTGGTCGCGGCGGAAGGGGAGGGAGGACACGGGCGGGCGGGCATGGACGACGGTGGGGGAGGAGAGGAAACGGCGGGCGAGGCCGCCGGCGGAGGAGCAGCACCACCGCCGCATCGTGCCGTGTTGTTGCGTGGCGGGCCTCAGCAAGCAGCTAGGGTTTCAGTTTGCTTCTCTCCCTCATCTGTCATGGAGCGTCCTGAGAAGATAGCCCAGCCCAAGCTGGCGCCTACTACTCCAGCCCAGCCCATTTCACACCACTCGTGTTTTACTTAACAACACAATCGTTGAAACTTCCTATTCGCCGCTCCTTGCGTCGAATTGTTGACGCAACGCATATGCCACACACAGGGAGCGAGGGATCTGGGCCGGCCCCCTTAAAGCGTGACCACGAGtcaaccggttttgggaaccttctagattcAACTCAAAAAAAAGGGAACCTTCTAGATGGTTCCCAGAACCtggtttttctgtttttctttcttctACTGGGTTTTtcgttttttattttctgtttctttttctgttcttttttctttttctttcttttcagttctttattctttctttttcgttTATTTTTTCATGTTTTCTCTTCAAAGTGTACTTTTCTTTTCAAGTTTTTTCGAAAATTTCAAATATCAAtcagaatttcaaaaaaattcttgttGTAAAATTTTGTTCAGAATTTTAAAACGATGTTCATAGTTTCAGCATTTTTGTTTACAATTTAAAAATGTTCctttttaaaaaatcaaaaaaaaatcgaaaatttcaaattttattcacatttcaaaaattgttcccaattttctaaaaatgttctgatttcgaaatttgttcatgttttaaaaaaatgGAAATTCCAATTTTTTCCATGTTTTCAAAATTGTGCAATATAAAAAGTTGTTTGTAATTTCAATATTTGTTTGTATTTTCAAGAAAGTTCATAATTTCAATCTTTTTTCCGTGTTTCTAAAATTTGTCCGGTgtatctgtcggatttcgggttccgtcagacccttgaggttcgaacactagggtgtgcgcggagatctctcccctaccgatctacgttcaatctcctcgcgtgatttaagctggaaacaacgaacaacacaagagacacgaggtttatactggttcgagccaccgttgtggtgtaataccctacttcagtgtgtggtatggtggattgcctcaggggctgacgatgaaccgtataaaggaagaacagcctcgcgagaggtgttcttgagctggtgcgatgaactgcttgggtgagttcagtcgcctctctctctctctctctctctgctagggctctatcagatctctagatGTCCTCCCTTCTCCTTTTCTCCCTTTTTCCCCTCcttctactctgtggtggctagctctgtTTATAgaagccctgggcctctccccaaataatgagcgggaagggcgccaacaattgtccattttgaaggggaacatctagtacaagttatcctgaccaaaggtggtcttcggctgccaaaagcactggtgatgacgccgtcttgggctccacggtgacctccgtcctgccgctctgctggtcttggtctcgttgcaccagaatggtaacctttgcccgatgccctggtctgtgcttgccccctttgcaccaaaggggaaacaaggacactgcacaggccggcgcccgcctggtctcgatcgtcatgacttgcgtcatgggctcctcgcgaggtacccctgccttgatctcttcgcctcctcgcgagcctgcctaatgaggctgcctttgaggaagctttctgtcgtccgccccgcgaggcttggcccctcgcgatggttttgagcttgagctgatgaagatgggccgcgctgggcccccacttgagccacgccgcagaccgcatgcaggcaagtctgggacccccattcccagaacgccgacagtagcccccgggcccaaggcgcgcccgggcttggcctagcaggggaGCGAAGGGGcgagcgcgaagcgccgcgggccccaacagcctgcggccttgggcgccgcgtggcgattgattggacgtgggcgtatgcgcttccccacgacgcctcagcgaccacatgacttgacaagtccctgcatgcagagaaaccggtcatgattacctgcgatcgtggtgctcggtggttggcctcctctggctataagtacggggctgcgcgagccccttcagtccatcccttcctgctgctCATTTCCTTCTTCTTACTTGTTCTTGCTCctccttacgccaatggcaccaatccgccggttttctgcagaagagaagggaaaggccccccgagagggtcctgacccacttTCGCCGAAGAAGCGGCTGGTCCTCTGCCACCGAGATGAGGATGCTCAGCAGGAGgcatcgaggccctggtacgagcggccaccgcctgggtttccgctacccttgtacgcccgtgTCGTGGGTCCTGGGGGAGAAGGCGTCGAGCGACATCGACGGTGCCGCCGTCGACACCGGTGAGGCACggtggtgcgcgtcgttcctcctggagtccacgccgagcgctcctctcgcgagctcgtgctccacgccgccatgcctccaagctcttggattcgccttcctccttccctcgccttcgagatgccgccgagcgaGGCTCTTGAGCTCTGGCTGTAGCACGCTGACTGCAGTACCCTTGCGACcgcggaggtcgcggtcgtcgctccgggcaaggtcttcatgacccggggctggggcgaaatcgcccgggtctgccggacggtaggtgccctcgtaattcatcttgaatacgacggcgcctccctgatgttcttcaaggtcttcgatgctgaaggacgccgtctggagtgctgccccagggaaaGCGGCAGGGGCAACGAACTGGCGAGGACTTGGCCCGCCCATCGGTCCTCTAACAGCTcttcaggcagcagcggaggagccgGGGAATGCAGCGGCTCCCCCGAGCTcctcgtgactccggagacgagcgacgacagctacgagcccccgaacTCACGCCGTGCTCGGAGCGGGGCAGCTGCGTCCAtccgccgacgccactgatctggatggggttggcgccgatgTTGGGCAGCCCACTGTTGACGATGGCGTCCCTTGCGGAGGTGCGGGTgattagcgttccttaggattagtacTTTTTTtgcctgcgaggaatcgaagcaacaccccgtgggggtatgtaaggcgtctgccaTGTCTTTTGCGAACATTATgtcttaatatgaatcaatgcgaggtgcttgtcctgtctcggctcggctccccctttctatcctcacgaggacgtggcgctctacactgacaggtcccagtccccaggcaggcttcagccgtcactgATATGCtaggtcatgatgccgtggtcaaggccaggaggtgagcggcccgaggtccggtaagagcccccgagtcgcgatgctcgggaggtcccctttagcgctcaagcagccctcgctgggtgagaaaggaaggcaacatcgcCGTGACAGAACCGCACTGGGCGAGGGTTTTGCGCTGTGTTGGTCCAACTCCTGTAAGGGCGTAACTTATCTCTTGAGTCTGGTGTAGTTCCTCGACGAAGCGCCCGGCCCGAGTGGTGGCAGCTGAGGCACTACTGGGTTAGGTCCTCacgagcttcttcccactccccgcactttccttaattctctacgtcctcaggtcccggccgtcgagcgagctcagccgccgctggtattacaggtcgcgatgccgtgggtcaaggccagggggtgagggttggagagccagtaggagcccatgagtcgcgatgctcaggcgtcccccttttaacgtgcaagcggtccgtgccagagagagggagaggcagcTCGCGACGTCCCCAGCGTTGCTCCTagagtaggtcctgcacaccaatcatgaagagaaacaagacatgttgttacggttgccagccaacctttggtcgctccggggaagtgattggggcactgagggcctggtgaggtggtgccttgcggggctgccgcgaccaaagctcgaccactcagatttatcggcgttgcagggacggacccatgcgcaaatgccgtgccagagcgagcggctccataggtaggcgtcaatcg
Proteins encoded in this window:
- the LOC123050871 gene encoding uncharacterized protein; this encodes MRRWCCSSAGGLARRFLSSPTVVHARPPVSSLPFRRDHSHTHAPLPIMGSLFHSAAAAAIVRPPVMAMQVRHYAIKGRSRAPTTPTISKVKKYKMKAPSSMKFRFRTMKDGQIRRWRAGKRHNAHQKSKEAKRRLRKPALVHLAYAKVIKKLNFCG
- the LOC123184937 gene encoding uncharacterized protein, translated to MHRSTIIVRSGRPDPRVPPEAVPTTSNRQGPTRCPLPLSPQGGAFRKVTTSRTLPPPLTGATALRLRADRSIISCTSESTPASAAAAVGSIMRDLFWLSPGEQGDLSDVVRASLHPPHQLPTPAADEEEEDEYSSLLLEGGGGGGGLVVGHGDEQLGMVAMMMGGNNSSRPPSSDHHVISLHSPPATTYTRPHPEPLAGMLRRPGFEREGDMVVGPPPEIGDRLQHMSIAHHPRVPTAMKPRKSQSKKVVCIPAPTAAPGASGRHSTSGEVVPSDLWAWRKYGQKPIKGSPYPRGYYRCSSSKGCPARKQVERSRTDPNMLVITYTSDHNHPWPTQRNALAGSTRPSSSSAAAAKIAASSSSSLAAAAARNSSNTNVDVDCAGAHHQLKQESDLDLFADMDALSVFSSIDKIQEDDSKQQLFDPFSSGFCDYI